The Candidatus Cloacimonadota bacterium genome contains a region encoding:
- a CDS encoding aminopeptidase yields MLNYTETINRLNEAVRTGYEVNLQKIKTICEEEQDQKNKFQKFAFTIAEKLLFYAEFEREYSEDYYKENSPDYLKATNAKLFAELTEENYSTCYANPEYTSKIFGTKLGPMFASYYTSVRSCLNFAMEHKLYSLKRKFGQFIEMYELIKTGSEDLVKYREIIIKLTKDLNVDRSTIALLERFDPAISKCGDIVMNADLSNMNYLYQYGKNISENESRTAQFLLDYPEEKIKELVKAMVKAYIRGFELARKNLKKKETLKIIYNIGQERIVRELVKNLNAKGLKVILNDAISTSPNRQYVYDHRFDSALYFDEDFVKRMLALQEEIMEDCSDLLVKYSGPIYFDKFGEKPFKPIQKKTCLKLSGEQQKLNQSYSISMNKLSQKYMPRTETSFSIIGFPVPDIGEQFEAIFEDTLALNMIDTDHHEQIQQYIVDELDKADFVHVKGKNENETDIMVKMQKLADPAKHTNFVNCGADVNIPVGEVFTSPTLEATNGVLHVKETYLNGMRYENLKINFEDGYVKEYTCTNFKDEKDNKNYIQENILFPHETLPMGEFAIGTNTQAHIMAKKYDILPIMPILIVEKMGPHFAIGDTCFSWEEDFEVFNPIDGKEITARENERSAMRKTDIQKAYTNCHTDITLPYEELDFITGITKDGKKIAIIKDGRFVVPGTEEFNIPLDEWMNK; encoded by the coding sequence ATGTTAAATTACACAGAAACAATTAACAGGCTTAACGAAGCAGTTAGAACAGGTTATGAAGTTAATTTGCAAAAAATCAAAACAATTTGCGAAGAAGAACAAGATCAGAAGAATAAATTTCAGAAATTTGCTTTTACAATTGCCGAAAAACTCCTTTTTTATGCTGAATTTGAGCGGGAATATTCGGAAGATTATTACAAAGAAAATTCTCCGGATTATCTGAAAGCAACCAATGCAAAATTATTTGCCGAATTAACCGAAGAAAATTATTCCACTTGCTACGCCAATCCGGAATATACCTCAAAAATATTTGGGACTAAACTGGGACCAATGTTTGCCAGCTATTACACTTCTGTTAGAAGTTGTTTGAATTTTGCAATGGAGCATAAATTATATTCCCTTAAACGAAAATTCGGGCAATTTATTGAGATGTATGAATTGATAAAAACAGGAAGTGAAGATCTGGTCAAATACAGGGAAATCATCATTAAACTTACTAAAGATCTGAATGTGGATCGCTCCACTATTGCACTTCTTGAACGATTTGACCCGGCAATTTCCAAGTGTGGTGATATTGTAATGAACGCAGATCTTTCCAATATGAATTACCTTTATCAATATGGAAAAAATATTTCGGAAAATGAGAGTCGGACTGCACAATTTTTGTTAGACTATCCTGAAGAGAAAATCAAAGAACTTGTGAAAGCAATGGTGAAAGCATATATTCGTGGTTTTGAGCTTGCCAGAAAAAATCTTAAAAAGAAAGAAACTCTCAAAATCATCTACAATATTGGGCAGGAAAGAATAGTTCGCGAACTTGTGAAAAATTTAAATGCAAAAGGACTTAAGGTAATCTTGAATGATGCTATCTCTACAAGTCCAAACAGGCAATACGTTTATGATCATCGCTTTGATAGTGCCCTTTATTTCGATGAAGATTTCGTAAAAAGAATGCTTGCTCTTCAAGAGGAAATTATGGAAGACTGCTCCGATCTTTTGGTGAAATATTCCGGTCCGATATATTTTGACAAATTCGGAGAAAAACCATTCAAACCTATTCAAAAGAAAACTTGCCTGAAGCTTTCCGGAGAACAACAGAAATTGAACCAATCCTATAGCATTTCTATGAATAAATTGTCACAGAAATATATGCCGAGAACAGAAACGAGTTTTTCGATAATCGGATTTCCGGTTCCGGATATCGGAGAGCAATTTGAGGCTATCTTCGAGGATACACTTGCTCTGAATATGATAGATACCGACCATCACGAACAAATTCAGCAGTATATTGTGGATGAACTTGATAAAGCGGATTTCGTGCACGTAAAAGGAAAAAATGAAAATGAAACCGATATTATGGTGAAGATGCAAAAGCTTGCAGATCCTGCCAAACACACAAATTTTGTAAATTGTGGAGCGGATGTAAATATCCCGGTCGGTGAAGTTTTCACTTCCCCAACCTTAGAAGCCACAAACGGCGTTTTGCACGTTAAGGAAACATATCTTAACGGAATGCGTTATGAAAATTTAAAGATCAATTTTGAAGACGGTTATGTAAAAGAATACACTTGCACAAATTTCAAAGATGAAAAAGATAATAAAAATTACATTCAGGAAAATATCCTCTTCCCTCACGAAACTTTGCCTATGGGAGAATTTGCGATCGGAACGAATACACAGGCACACATAATGGCTAAAAAGTATGACATTCTTCCCATTATGCCGATTCTTATCGTGGAAAAAATGGGACCCCATTTTGCTATTGGGGACACATGCTTCAGTTGGGAAGAAGATTTTGAAGTATTCAACCCGATCGATGGAAAAGAAATAACTGCCAGAGAAAATGAACGCAGCGCAATGCGTAAAACAGATATTCAGAAGGCTTATACAAATTGTCATACCGATATCACACTCCCTTACGAAGAACTTGATTTTATTACTGGGATCACAAAAGATGGTAAGAAAATCGCCATTATTAAAGACGGAAGATTTGTAGTTCCCGGAACAGAAGAATTCAATATTCCTTTGGATGAATGGATGAATAAATAG
- a CDS encoding TldD/PmbA family protein, translating to MIKKDLTKFAKYFTDYTELRVQENRNIHLAMVNGDMMGNSRSVNRGVSARVYKKGSWGFASNANISDDSIIKVIKTASENATYLNSKENLQKGELQKTDAKISKDFSTTKPRKTQKEMIEFLNIVDSHITEKYPELSSRTIVLSNLDMEKQMITSDGASTYSMTPRTILYTLMNIVKDGQPFELYEVYGGLGQFEDVFDDPRNLYPKLNKLYKHLNDKANGVYAKSGLKDCILDADLAGILAHEAIGHTTEGDIVKGGSVAGDFLGEKVADELVTLVDFAHTALGEQCPIPVYADDEGTKAEDAIIIENGVLKKFMHNKVTALHFGHDVTGNARAYGFHDEPLVRMRNTAILPGKSKLQDMIASIEDGYYLIKSSNGQADSTSEFMFGIVMGYEIKNGKLGKAIKDTTISGVAFDMLKTITMISDEMSWSCGGMCGKKQMIPVGMGGPAIKCKVNIGGK from the coding sequence ATGATTAAAAAAGATCTAACGAAATTTGCGAAGTATTTTACCGATTACACTGAACTTCGCGTGCAAGAAAATCGTAATATTCACTTAGCGATGGTGAACGGAGATATGATGGGTAATAGCCGTTCTGTAAATCGTGGTGTGTCTGCAAGAGTTTATAAAAAAGGCTCATGGGGATTTGCCTCGAATGCGAATATTTCCGATGACTCGATTATTAAGGTGATCAAGACTGCTTCGGAAAATGCAACTTATCTAAATTCCAAAGAGAATCTTCAAAAAGGTGAGTTGCAAAAAACCGACGCAAAGATCAGCAAAGATTTCTCAACCACAAAACCTCGCAAAACCCAAAAAGAAATGATCGAATTTTTGAATATCGTAGATTCGCACATTACTGAAAAATATCCCGAATTGAGCTCGCGAACAATTGTATTAAGCAATTTGGATATGGAAAAACAGATGATCACCTCGGATGGGGCATCCACATATTCAATGACTCCGCGAACGATTTTATATACCTTGATGAATATAGTGAAAGACGGTCAACCTTTCGAACTGTATGAAGTTTACGGCGGATTGGGTCAATTTGAAGATGTGTTCGATGATCCGCGAAATCTTTATCCAAAATTAAATAAACTTTATAAACATCTTAACGACAAAGCAAATGGTGTTTATGCAAAATCAGGATTGAAGGATTGTATTCTGGATGCTGATCTAGCCGGAATATTGGCTCATGAAGCGATTGGACATACTACCGAAGGTGACATTGTAAAAGGCGGTTCGGTTGCCGGAGATTTCCTCGGTGAAAAAGTTGCCGATGAGTTAGTAACTTTGGTAGATTTTGCTCACACAGCTTTGGGTGAACAATGTCCGATTCCGGTTTATGCGGATGATGAAGGCACAAAAGCAGAGGATGCAATTATCATCGAAAATGGTGTCTTGAAAAAATTCATGCATAATAAGGTAACTGCATTGCACTTTGGTCATGATGTTACCGGAAATGCCCGTGCTTACGGTTTTCATGATGAACCCTTAGTTCGAATGAGGAATACTGCAATCCTTCCCGGAAAAAGTAAATTGCAGGATATGATCGCTTCCATTGAAGATGGTTATTATTTGATAAAATCATCCAACGGGCAGGCGGATTCTACTAGCGAGTTTATGTTCGGAATTGTAATGGGTTATGAGATCAAGAATGGAAAACTAGGAAAAGCGATTAAAGATACAACAATAAGCGGAGTTGCCTTTGATATGCTGAAGACCATTACCATGATCTCTGATGAAATGTCCTGGAGTTGCGGTGGAATGTGTGGCAAAAAACAAATGATCCCAGTTGGAATGGGTGGTCCGGCAATCAAATGCAAAGTAAATATCGGAGGAAAATAG